The window GCTGACCGAAGCGTTGATTACTTGTCGTTGGGTCATTCAATGATCCTTAAAACGATGACATTCGCGCAGGAACAACGAATGACATCCGAATAGTGTGTATCCATGAAAGAAGATGGCACGAACTGCGCGGTCTCGCCATGTCCCCGATTGACGATGAAAAGATGAAAAGGAGCCCCAGCATAGCTAAATCCCTCGCGGAGGCGATAATGGCCCGTTGTCTTTTTGCCTCTGACTCAAGGAAACCCGACGTAATGTTCGAAATCCAGCCGATGAACGCCGAGACCTACCGGCAACAGACGCGGCGCAGCACGCTGATCATTGCCCTGACTTTCGTGGCGTTGGCGATGGCGCTGTCCACGGCGGCGGTGGCGTTGTTCGGCGAACCCGGCGGGGACAACCTGCGGTTCAACATCGGCGGCGTGTTTGCCGCGGTGCTGCTGATGGCGGCGCTGATGCGCAAGGTGTTCTGGACCCAGGAATGGATGGCGCCAGCGGTCTATAGTTGGCAACTCAAGCGTAGCCTGATGAGCGTGACCAATGTCATGCACCACGTTACGGCTGCCGTGGACGCGGGCGATCCGACCGCGATGAAGCTGCTGCGCTTCTATCATCTGGGGTTGAACCAGATGCACCAACTGGATGGTAACTCCAGCGACCATGGGCAATTACGCCGGGAAATGCAGGAGCACGAGGCGAAGATGCAAGCATTGGGGCTTGATCCCGAGCAGACGCGACTGGATCCGGCGTGGCTGGAGGCGGTGAAGCGCACATCAGGCTAATCCCGATGGCGTGGCCGTCATGCGGCAGGCATAGTGAGTAAAAAACGAGCAGGAAGCCTCGTTTTTCACAACAATCAGGGAGCGAGTGTCATGGGGCATCCGTCCATTTACGACCGTA of the Pseudomonas sp. MAG733B genome contains:
- a CDS encoding DUF3087 domain-containing protein, which encodes MFEIQPMNAETYRQQTRRSTLIIALTFVALAMALSTAAVALFGEPGGDNLRFNIGGVFAAVLLMAALMRKVFWTQEWMAPAVYSWQLKRSLMSVTNVMHHVTAAVDAGDPTAMKLLRFYHLGLNQMHQLDGNSSDHGQLRREMQEHEAKMQALGLDPEQTRLDPAWLEAVKRTSG